A stretch of Myxocyprinus asiaticus isolate MX2 ecotype Aquarium Trade chromosome 42, UBuf_Myxa_2, whole genome shotgun sequence DNA encodes these proteins:
- the LOC127432672 gene encoding complex III assembly factor LYRM7: protein MMGTRLKVLRVFKDLHKTRRDVFKDDGRALTAARLKINDEFKRNKNETSEENIKEMLKMARAVETILRESVIQAEHVEENKILLRPRKSLLLENVPYCDSPRTKT from the exons ATGATGGGGACGCGCTTGAAG GTGCTTCGAGTGTTCAAAGATCTCCACAAAACACGAAGAGATGTATTTAAAGATGATGGCAGAGCTCTGACAG CTGCCaggttaaaaataaatgatgaatttaAAAGAAACAAGAATGAAACTTCAGAAGAAAATATTAAAGAG ATGCTTAAAATGGCCCGAGCAGTTGAGACTATCCTTCGTGAAAGTGTAATACAGGCAGAGCATGTGGaggaaaataaaattt TGTTGCGGCCCCGGAAGAGTCTACTGCTAGAAAATGTACCTTACTGTGATTCACCCAGGACAAAGACATGA